The Novosphingobium resinovorum nucleotide sequence GCCGTCCTTGTCGCCGAATAGGCGGTAGAGCGTGCGCTGGGCCACCCCGGCGTCTTCGGACAATCGCCGGATGGTCAGCGCCGCGACTCCGCCTTCGCCGAGGATGCGGTGCGCGGTGTCGACGATGCGCGCACGGCGCTCGGTCATCGCCGGGCTGGTGTAGCGGCGGCGAATCACCGGCGGTTTTTTCGCGATCACGTCTTGCATCGCAGCAATGCCCCCCGGCGTGGTGGTTCTCTTTTCATTACCGGGAGAAACGTGAACTTCGCCGCTCTCCAAGACAATCCCCTCCGCTCCATCACCGCTGCACTGCGGTAAAACAAATCATACATGAATGTTTTTTATGTCTTCACAAAAATGATCATCTGTACTCATTTATGCCTGTCCGGCGAAAAAGTCGGCACGTGATTCGAACTGCCCATGACCAAACGAAGGCAGTCGGCTCGGAGGGGAAGAACATGATCGGCAAACGACACCTGAATTGCGTCTTCACGACTTTCGCCATGGGGCTTCTGGCGAGCGTCAGCACTACCGCGATGGCACAAAGCGCTCCGGCTTCCGCGCCGCCGCAGGCCGATCCGCCGCCGCAGCAGGGCGGACTGGAGGACATTGTCGTCACCGCGCGGCGCATCTCGGAATCGCTGCAGGACACGCCGGTGGCGGTTTCCGCCTTCACCGAGACGGCGATCCAGAACAAGTTCGCCACCGACATCCGCGCGCTGGCGGGCGACGTGCCCAACGTCGTCATAACCAACGTCCCGGGCTTCAACGCCGCCTCGATCGGCATTCGCGGCCAGTCCACCGGCGACATCATCCTGACCTTCGAGCCCGCCGTCGGCGTGGTGGTGGACGACTTCGTGCTCGCCCACGTCCAGACCCAGTTGTTCGACCTGTTCGACGTGGAGCGCATCGAAGTCCTGCGCGGACCGCAGGGCACGCTGTTCGGCAAGAACACCGTGGGCGGCGTCGTCAACGTCATTACCAAGAAGCCGGAGCCCGGCTTCAGCGGCGAAGTGCGGCTCGGCTATTCCAGCTTCAACACCAAGGACGTCAAGGCCGCGATCAATATCCCGCTCGCCGACAACCTCTACTTCCGCGCGGCAGGATCGTTCCAGGAAAGCGACGGCTACTACCGTCTGACCAAGAACAACGACGTCGACGGCTTCGAGGGCGTGCCCGGACGCGGCCAGCGCTGGGGCGGATCGCGCTACTTCAGCGCCCGCGCCAAGCTCTTGTGGGAGCCGACCGACGACACCAACATCCTGCTCACCTACGAACTGCTGCGCGATCGTGGCGACAGTCCGCCTTCGGTCAACGAGACGCCTCCGGGTTTCCTGATCGACGTGGTCGGCTTCCCCGGCATTCAGACGACCGGGCAAAGCCCCTACAAGACCGGCACCACACTGTGCGAAGGTTCGGCCACTGCGCCGACTTGCGTGGGTACGCTCGATGGTCACCGCGTCGATGTGGACGGCGTCTACTTGCGCGGCGAGCATTCGGTCGATGACGTCGGCACGATCACCGTCGTCGGCGGCTGGCGGCGGGTGCAGTCCAAGCTGCCTTCCGACTATACGGGTGAGAACGCCTACTTGTTCGTCTCTGCGCGTGAGGACGTGCGCAAGCAGTACAGTCTCGAGGCACGGTTCAGCTCCGACTTCTCGGACGTCCTGAAGTTCACCGTGGGCGGCATGTACTGGGGGCAGAAGCTGGACGCCAATGCTACCAGCTTCCTCGGCTTCCTGCGCTTCCTGGGAGACCCCACCGCGCTGACCGACCCGAACCAGTCCACCGCGAACTACAAGGTCGACAGCTACGCCGTGTTCGGCGAGGCGGAATACAAGGTCGCCGACCCGTTCTCGGTCTTCGTCGGCGCCCGCTACACCAAGGAGAGCAAGGACTTCGCGGTGCGTCCGCAAGTGCGCCGCTCGACGATCGCGACCGGGTTCTGGCCCGAGTACAGCGACAGCGCGAAGTTCTCCAAGCCGACGATGCGCGCAGGCTATCGCTGGGAGATCGCGCCGGGGATCAACAACTACTTCACCTACAGCCAGGGCTACAAGTCGGGCGGCTACAACGAGCAGGCGATGTCCGCTACGTCGGCGCTGCCGTTTCGTGAGGAGACCGCCGACAGCTTCGAACTGGGCTTCAAGACCGAGACGGCCGATCGCAAGCTGCGCGTCAACATCGCGGCGTTCTATGTGAAGTACAACGATCTGCAGCGCGACGCGGTGGTCCCCTTCATCGATCCGATCACAGGCCTGCCGGGGCAGGAGACGCGGACGACCAATGCGGGCAAGGCCCACGTAAAGGGCATCGAACTCGAAATCTCCGCCGCACCGGTGGTGGGCCTGACGATGGGCGCTTCGGTTGGCTGGCAGAAGGCGGAGTACGACGAGTTCAGCACCGACGTGAACGGTGACGGCGTGAACGACGATGCCTCCTACCTCAAGCTGCGCAATGCGCCCAAGTGGACGGCCAGCGGGAACGTGCATTACGAGTTCCCGCCGACCGACTGGGGCGTCGTCTCGCTCAACGCAGACGTCAACTATCAGGCACAGTACGAATCCACGACGCTCAACGCCGACTATTCGCAAGGTCAGGCGCGCACACTGGTGGGGGCAAGCATCGGCTGGACCGATCCCGACGAGCGCTTCCGCGTCGCGGTGTTCGGTCGCAACCTGCTGGACAAGGTCTACCGCGTCTCGGCCAACTCGGTCGCGGGGCTGTTCAACTTCACCAACTACGCCCCGCCGAGGAGCTTCGGCGTTGAAGGCTCGGTGAAGTTCTGACGATGGTGGCGGCGCTCTCCTCACGGGCAGGTGCGGGCCTGCGCCGAGCCGGCCTTCCCCTGCGGTTTCGTGCGCCGCAGGGGAAGGTTAGCCTGCTCTCGCTTCGTGATGACGCCCCCCCATGCCGTCATTGCGAGCGGAGCGAAGCAATCCAGGGCGGTTTGCGCAGCGCTGGATTGCTTCGCTCCGCTGGCAATGACGAAGGTGGAGTTTCAGGGCAGCTTGTGCGCGCGGCCGATGCCCTTGGGGACGAGGTCGAAGGCGAAGCTGATGCGTTCCTTGTCGCCGCCGAAGGGCAGCGTGGCGTGCCAGAGATACGAGGGGAACAGGATCATCCGGCCCGCTCGGGGCTGGTAGGTGACGGGCGTGCCGCCGCCGCCCAGTTCCTCCGGCAGCAGGCCGATCGCGAAGGCACCGTCTTCACCCTCGAACTGTGGATAGTAGACACCCGAGAGCCAGTTGGGGGCATGGATATGCGAGCCGACTTCGCCGCCGGGGCGCAGGATCGTGCCCCACAGGGTCAGGCTCCATTCCTCGGGCAACGCGTGGAGCAGGGGGTGGTCGGCGGGTTCCTCGGCAAGGCGTGCATGGGCACTGGCGAGATGATCGCGGGCGATCCGTGCAAGGGCGCCGATCGCCGGGCTCCGCGCATCGACGAGGTCGGCGCTCTGGCGTCCCTGGCGGGTCACGAGGCCCTCCGGCTCGAACGTCAGCGAGGGGTGAGCACGCAGTTCCTCCACCAGCGCGGCGTTGAACGTCGCGAGGTCTTCGAAGCCCGGCGCGGCGTCGATGTCATGCACGGTGACGAAGCGGTCGAGCGCCATGATCCGTTCGCGATCGCCGGTCCAGCCGAGCTTCTCGAAGGCGGCGAGGGCCAGCGCCACCGGCGTGGTGACGCTCGGCTGCGTGGCGACGAGTTTACCGCAGACGCCCAGCGCATCGCGCTCCTGCCCGCCGCGGATCATCGCCCGTACCAGATTGATGCCGAGCGCATGGTTGGGCTGTGCCGGATCGAAGGCGCGGCGCAGCACATTCACCGCACCTGTGTAATCGCCGGCCCGCTCGCGCATGAGGCCAAGCTGGTTTGCCGCGCGTGGGTTGCGGGGCTGTACGCGCAGGATTTGCCCGACGAGGCTTTCCGCCTCGCCCCCCTGACCGCAGGCGGCGAGCGCATCGACAAGGTTCAGCGCCGTGTCGAGGTGCCCGGGCCGCAGTTCCAGCGAGCGCCGGTAACGGCTCACCGCCTCGCCGTGCCGTCCGAGCCGCGCCAGCGCGACCCCCGTATTGTTGAGCGCATCGGCGCTGTCTCCGGCCTGCGTCAGCATCTCCAGCGCCTCGTCGTATCGCTCCGCCGCGATCAGGCAGGAGCCGAGATTCGCCAGCGTTGCGGCATGTCCGGGGCGCAGTTCCAGCGCGGCGGCGAAAGCCTGCAGCGCCTCCTCGTAAGCGCCTGCGTTCTTGAGCGCGACGCCCAGGTTCTGCCGGCGTCCGGCATCACGCGGATCGGCGGCGCAGGCATCGCCGAAGGCGCGCACCGCATCTTCCATGCGCCCGGTACGCTGGGCGACGATCCCGGCCAGTGTCAGCGCATCGGCATCTCCCGGCTTCGCGGAGAGCAGGCGGTCCACCAGGGGCCGGGCCGCCACCGGGTCCGGCCCCTGCGCGACGCGCGCCGCTTCGGCCAGCATTTCCCCCCACATGACGAAAGGTCCTCTCCGATATGATTGGTGTCATCATGCATGTCCGCACGAAGCCGGACAAGACGCAGCGCTTCATCGAACTGACCACGCAACTGCAGAAGGACGTGCGCGCCAACGAGGCCGATACGCTGCTGTTCCAGGTCATGCAATCGCGCGAGGACCCGAACGCCTTCGGCTTCACCGAGATCTTCACCGACATCGCCGCCAAGGAAGCGCATGCGAACCGGCCCTACCACGTCGCCATGTCGGCGGAGGGCTACGCCTGCCTCGACGGCGACCCCGACATCCGCGTCTTCGACCTTCTGGGTGAAGCCGCCAAGGCAGGAGTTCACGCATGACCGGTTCGCTTGAAGGACGCATCGCCCTCGTCACCGGATGCACCGGCGGCATCGGCAGTGAGATATCGCGCCAACTGGCCGAGGCAGGTGCGACCGTCATCGGCGCCGACCTCCCCGCCGAGGCAGGGGGCTGGCAGGGCGATTCCTATCTCTCGCTCGACGTGACCGACGAGGTATCCTGGCAGTCGGCGATCGGCGCGGTGGAGGCGCAGCACGGGCGGCTCGACGTGCTGGTCCATGTCGCGGGCATTGTCGTCGTCGAGAAGATGGAGAACACCACCATCGAGCAGTGGCGCAAACAGATGGCGGTCAACGTCGATGGCCCGTTCCTCGGCACCAAGGTGGCGGCGCAGCTCCTCCGGCGCTCGGGCGAGAGCGTGCCGCACGGGGCTTCGGTGATCGTGATCTCATCGGTCGCGGGCAAGATCGGCTCGCCGCTGCACGTCGGGTACTGCACCTCCAAGGGCGCGGTGACGCTGTTCGTGAAGGCCTGCGCGATGGAGTTCTCCGCGCTGGGCTACAAGGTGCGGGTCAACTCGGTGCACCCCAGCGGCGTCAAGACCGGCATGGTCGACCACATCCTCCAGCGCATCGTCGACAACGGTTTCGCCGCCAGCGTCGAGGAAGCCGCCGCCGGGCTCGCCCCCGCGCACCCGATCGGGCGCATGGCCGATCCCATCGACGTCGCCAAGACCGTGCGCTTCCTCGCCTCCGACGAGGCCGGGTACATGCACGGCTCGGAACTGATCGTCGATGGCGGGTTCACCGCGCAATGAGTGGGCTCAGCGGAAAAGTCGCCGTGGTGACGGGCGGCACCAGCGGCATCGGCGCCGCCGTATCCAAGCTGCTGACCGAGGCGGGCGCAAAGGTCGCGGTGTTGTCCGAGGTGCCGCAGGCCGATCTCGACAAGGCGGTGGCAAGCGGCACGCTCGCCCATGCGGCGCACGTGGACATCGCCGATGCCGCTGCCGTCGCGGCGGCTGTGCAGGGCATCGAAGCGGCGCTCGGTCCGGTCACGCTGCTGGTCAACAACGCGGCGATCTGGGCGCCCAACCCGGTGCCCGAAAGCAGCCTCTCGCTGTTCGACCGGCATATCGACGTCAATCTCAAGGGCAGCTTCTACGTCACGCAAGCCGTGCTGCCCGCGATGATCGAGGCGGGCGGCGGGACGATCGTGTTCATCGGTTCGGTCAGCGGCACGGCGGGCCGCGCGGGCGACAGCGCCTACAGCGCTTCCAAAGCCGGGGTCGCCATGCTGGCGCGCACGCTGGCGGCGGAGCTGGGCCCGAAACGCATCCGCATCAACTGCGTGTGCCCCGGCGCGGTGGCGACGCCGCTGACCGCGAACTTGCGCACGCCGGAGGGCGAGCAGGCCATCGCCGCGTTGATGGACGGCCATCCCAGCCCGCGCCGCCAGTTCTTCATGGACCCCGAGCAGATCGCCCAGCTCGTCTGCTTCCTGCTCGATGACAAGTCGAGCGCGCTGCACGGCGCGGTCATCCCCGCCGACGAAGGCCTTACCGCAACGATGTAACCCGACCCGCTACGAGAGGATAACAACCATGACCGCTTTGCACGATGCCGGAAAACTCGGCGACCTCATCGTCAACATCAACGACTGCCACGAAGTCGCGCTCGGCACCGGCACCACGATCCGGCTGCTGCGCTACAGCGAGGAGACCGGCGACTGGGTCCTGTGGGTCCACATGGAGCCCGGCGCGACCTTCGCCCCGCACTGGCACCTTGGCCACGGGCAGTATTTCGTGACCAAGGGCGAACTGATCTACGACGTCGGCTCAGCGCCTGCGGGGACTTACGGCTACGAACCGATCGGCTCGCGCCACAACGAGGCGCGCTGCGACGAAGTGACCGAATATCTCTTCATGGGCCACGGCGCCGTCGCCTTCCTCGACGAGGTGGGCGAGATCCGCTTCATCCTCAACCACGAATTCCTGCGCGACGTGGCCAAGGGCGAAGTGATCTCCAACGTTGCCAACGAGGGGCTGGAGGAAGCGGCATGACCGCACCCTCCAACCCCCGCGCCGACCGGCTGCGCACGATGATGGCGGCGGAAGGGCTCGACGCGGTCGTGCTCAGCCACCCGCATGATGTGCGCTATGCGGTGGGCTATCACTCGATCCTCGAACGCTGGCAGCAGATGGAGCCGATGGCTGCCGCGATCGTCTATGCCGATCCGGCCAAGCCGCTGACGCTGGTGATCCCGGAGGCGAACCTCGGCCTCGTCGCGGTGCTCAACAAGGACGGCGACGCCTGCACCTTCGGCGAGGTGCGGACGTTCGACATGCTCAACTTCTGCGAGGTCAGCCGCTACATCGACCCCGACCGCAACGGCGGTCAGCTGGCCGAGGACGCCGCCGGGATGATGGGTGCGATCAGGGGCAGTTGCCAGCCCGACATCGCCGCCGCCATTGCTTCGGGCCTTGCCGATCACGGCATGGCGGGCAAGGCGATCGGCTTCGACGAGCACCGCGTCTCCGCGCGGATCACGGCCGCCGTGCCGCATGCATATTCCGACGTGCTCGACTTCATGATGCGCGTGCGGGTGGTGAAGACCCCCGGTGAACTCGAACGCTATCGCAAGCTGGGCAAGCTGGCGGACCGCATCATCGCTCACGCCGGATCGCTGCTCCACGAAGGCGCGGACTGGAACGACGTGCAGGCGCGCATCTGCGATTTCATGGTGCGCAACGAAGTCATCCCCGTGGACGAGGGCGCGATGCTGTTCGGCGGCGCCTACGAAGCGGACGAGTTCATCCCCGACTTGTTCCGCACGCGCGGCAACCGGGCCTTGCGGCGCGGCGACATCGTGATCCTGGAGACGCAGGGCATCCACGACGGCTTCTGGGTGGATATCAACCGCACCGCCGTCGTCGGCAAGGCCAGCGCCGAGTACCGCCACCAGCATGACGTCCTGCGCGATGCTTTCCTGAAGATGGTGGACCACCTGCGCCCCGGCGTCTCCACCGCCAGCCTGCCCGCGATCGGCTATGAGCACCTGAAGGCGGGCGGCATCGCCACGCCCGAGAAGCTGCTGGTCGTGGCGCACGGCATCGGCCTGATGCCGCTGGAAATCCCGCTGCCCTTCCCGGCAGCGGGGCTGGCCGGGGTCAA carries:
- a CDS encoding TonB-dependent receptor, yielding MIGKRHLNCVFTTFAMGLLASVSTTAMAQSAPASAPPQADPPPQQGGLEDIVVTARRISESLQDTPVAVSAFTETAIQNKFATDIRALAGDVPNVVITNVPGFNAASIGIRGQSTGDIILTFEPAVGVVVDDFVLAHVQTQLFDLFDVERIEVLRGPQGTLFGKNTVGGVVNVITKKPEPGFSGEVRLGYSSFNTKDVKAAINIPLADNLYFRAAGSFQESDGYYRLTKNNDVDGFEGVPGRGQRWGGSRYFSARAKLLWEPTDDTNILLTYELLRDRGDSPPSVNETPPGFLIDVVGFPGIQTTGQSPYKTGTTLCEGSATAPTCVGTLDGHRVDVDGVYLRGEHSVDDVGTITVVGGWRRVQSKLPSDYTGENAYLFVSAREDVRKQYSLEARFSSDFSDVLKFTVGGMYWGQKLDANATSFLGFLRFLGDPTALTDPNQSTANYKVDSYAVFGEAEYKVADPFSVFVGARYTKESKDFAVRPQVRRSTIATGFWPEYSDSAKFSKPTMRAGYRWEIAPGINNYFTYSQGYKSGGYNEQAMSATSALPFREETADSFELGFKTETADRKLRVNIAAFYVKYNDLQRDAVVPFIDPITGLPGQETRTTNAGKAHVKGIELEISAAPVVGLTMGASVGWQKAEYDEFSTDVNGDGVNDDASYLKLRNAPKWTASGNVHYEFPPTDWGVVSLNADVNYQAQYESTTLNADYSQGQARTLVGASIGWTDPDERFRVAVFGRNLLDKVYRVSANSVAGLFNFTNYAPPRSFGVEGSVKF
- a CDS encoding tetratricopeptide repeat protein, which translates into the protein MWGEMLAEAARVAQGPDPVAARPLVDRLLSAKPGDADALTLAGIVAQRTGRMEDAVRAFGDACAADPRDAGRRQNLGVALKNAGAYEEALQAFAAALELRPGHAATLANLGSCLIAAERYDEALEMLTQAGDSADALNNTGVALARLGRHGEAVSRYRRSLELRPGHLDTALNLVDALAACGQGGEAESLVGQILRVQPRNPRAANQLGLMRERAGDYTGAVNVLRRAFDPAQPNHALGINLVRAMIRGGQERDALGVCGKLVATQPSVTTPVALALAAFEKLGWTGDRERIMALDRFVTVHDIDAAPGFEDLATFNAALVEELRAHPSLTFEPEGLVTRQGRQSADLVDARSPAIGALARIARDHLASAHARLAEEPADHPLLHALPEEWSLTLWGTILRPGGEVGSHIHAPNWLSGVYYPQFEGEDGAFAIGLLPEELGGGGTPVTYQPRAGRMILFPSYLWHATLPFGGDKERISFAFDLVPKGIGRAHKLP
- a CDS encoding putative quinol monooxygenase, which gives rise to MIGVIMHVRTKPDKTQRFIELTTQLQKDVRANEADTLLFQVMQSREDPNAFGFTEIFTDIAAKEAHANRPYHVAMSAEGYACLDGDPDIRVFDLLGEAAKAGVHA
- a CDS encoding SDR family NAD(P)-dependent oxidoreductase, producing MTGSLEGRIALVTGCTGGIGSEISRQLAEAGATVIGADLPAEAGGWQGDSYLSLDVTDEVSWQSAIGAVEAQHGRLDVLVHVAGIVVVEKMENTTIEQWRKQMAVNVDGPFLGTKVAAQLLRRSGESVPHGASVIVISSVAGKIGSPLHVGYCTSKGAVTLFVKACAMEFSALGYKVRVNSVHPSGVKTGMVDHILQRIVDNGFAASVEEAAAGLAPAHPIGRMADPIDVAKTVRFLASDEAGYMHGSELIVDGGFTAQ
- a CDS encoding SDR family NAD(P)-dependent oxidoreductase — protein: MSGLSGKVAVVTGGTSGIGAAVSKLLTEAGAKVAVLSEVPQADLDKAVASGTLAHAAHVDIADAAAVAAAVQGIEAALGPVTLLVNNAAIWAPNPVPESSLSLFDRHIDVNLKGSFYVTQAVLPAMIEAGGGTIVFIGSVSGTAGRAGDSAYSASKAGVAMLARTLAAELGPKRIRINCVCPGAVATPLTANLRTPEGEQAIAALMDGHPSPRRQFFMDPEQIAQLVCFLLDDKSSALHGAVIPADEGLTATM
- a CDS encoding cupin domain-containing protein gives rise to the protein MTALHDAGKLGDLIVNINDCHEVALGTGTTIRLLRYSEETGDWVLWVHMEPGATFAPHWHLGHGQYFVTKGELIYDVGSAPAGTYGYEPIGSRHNEARCDEVTEYLFMGHGAVAFLDEVGEIRFILNHEFLRDVAKGEVISNVANEGLEEAA
- a CDS encoding M24 family metallopeptidase, translating into MTAPSNPRADRLRTMMAAEGLDAVVLSHPHDVRYAVGYHSILERWQQMEPMAAAIVYADPAKPLTLVIPEANLGLVAVLNKDGDACTFGEVRTFDMLNFCEVSRYIDPDRNGGQLAEDAAGMMGAIRGSCQPDIAAAIASGLADHGMAGKAIGFDEHRVSARITAAVPHAYSDVLDFMMRVRVVKTPGELERYRKLGKLADRIIAHAGSLLHEGADWNDVQARICDFMVRNEVIPVDEGAMLFGGAYEADEFIPDLFRTRGNRALRRGDIVILETQGIHDGFWVDINRTAVVGKASAEYRHQHDVLRDAFLKMVDHLRPGVSTASLPAIGYEHLKAGGIATPEKLLVVAHGIGLMPLEIPLPFPAAGLAGVKQGFVMEEGMLISLDSLYFGAKLGPCHMENVYAITAGAPEPMYAAPLELFEAVTPEPANAA